A single genomic interval of Jatrophihabitans endophyticus harbors:
- the ssb gene encoding single-stranded DNA-binding protein, translating to MNETTMTVCGNLVDSPRLRRTKNGHLVANFRVASTQRRFDRDKGAWVDGDTLFVSVSAWRALGENVAASLQKGQPVVVHGRYYQRDYRKDEAVRTAYELEAVAVGPDLSRGVASFERVVRPVTPQFEVDETGAPADDSHEYLEFEHEGGDGDGDSAGTSDVTTDTGPVTVDPDTGEVRELAPV from the coding sequence ATGAACGAGACGACGATGACGGTGTGCGGCAACCTGGTGGACTCGCCCCGGCTGCGCCGGACGAAGAACGGCCATCTGGTCGCGAACTTCCGGGTGGCGTCGACCCAGCGGCGTTTCGACCGCGACAAGGGCGCGTGGGTCGACGGCGACACGCTGTTCGTGTCGGTCAGCGCGTGGCGGGCGCTGGGTGAGAACGTCGCGGCGTCGCTGCAGAAGGGGCAGCCGGTGGTCGTGCACGGGCGCTACTACCAGCGCGACTACCGCAAGGACGAGGCCGTGCGCACCGCGTACGAGCTCGAGGCCGTCGCGGTCGGCCCCGACCTCAGCCGGGGTGTCGCCAGCTTCGAGCGCGTCGTGCGCCCGGTGACCCCGCAGTTCGAGGTCGACGAGACCGGCGCGCCGGCCGACGACTCCCACGAGTACCTCGAGTTCGAGCACGAGGGCGGCGACGGGGACGGGGATTCGGCCGGCACGAGCGACGTGACGACCGACACCGGTCCGGTCACGGTCGATCCCGACACCGGCGAGGTGCGCGAGCTCGCCCCGGTCTGA
- a CDS encoding LysM peptidoglycan-binding domain-containing protein — protein sequence MKSRSTVPTAAPEAASSDAAGTGSTSSGVRRTAVAVAASVGAAAAITTLATPAEAASKFHVWDRVAHCESSNNWDINTGNGFYGGLQFTDNTWDAYGGEKYAGRADNASRMEQIQVARRVLKDQGPDAWPVCSGKAGLTRKNGHATSAKLPDNASTGASSSTHHKKSHTKAHKAKHRHHADHHAKSSSHKAKHAKHETYTVRSGDTLAKIARAKHVDGGWKALYKANKGKLHNPNRIHVGQVLHLPS from the coding sequence ATGAAGTCACGTTCCACCGTGCCCACCGCGGCACCCGAGGCCGCGTCGTCCGACGCGGCCGGCACCGGCTCGACGTCCTCGGGCGTCCGCCGTACCGCGGTGGCCGTCGCCGCCAGCGTGGGCGCCGCCGCGGCGATCACCACCCTGGCGACGCCGGCGGAGGCGGCGAGCAAGTTCCACGTCTGGGACCGCGTCGCCCACTGCGAGAGCTCCAACAACTGGGACATCAACACCGGCAACGGGTTCTACGGCGGGTTGCAGTTCACCGACAACACCTGGGACGCCTACGGCGGCGAGAAGTACGCCGGCCGGGCCGACAACGCGAGCCGCATGGAGCAGATCCAGGTCGCTCGCCGCGTCCTGAAGGACCAGGGCCCCGACGCGTGGCCGGTCTGCAGCGGCAAGGCCGGGCTGACCCGCAAGAACGGGCACGCGACGTCGGCGAAGCTGCCGGACAACGCGTCCACCGGCGCCAGCTCGTCCACGCACCACAAGAAGTCCCACACGAAGGCGCACAAGGCCAAGCACCGCCACCACGCCGACCACCACGCGAAGTCGTCGTCGCACAAGGCCAAGCACGCCAAGCACGAGACCTACACCGTCCGCTCCGGCGACACGCTGGCCAAGATCGCCCGCGCGAAGCACGTCGACGGTGGTTGGAAGGCGCTGTACAAGGCGAACAAGGGCAAGCTGCACAACCCGAACCGGATCCACGTGGGCCAGGTCCTGCACCTGCCCAGCTGA
- the ettA gene encoding energy-dependent translational throttle protein EttA, which yields MAQFIYTMQKVRKAHGDKVILDDVTLAFLPGAKIGVVGPNGAGKSSVLKIMAGMDQASNGEARLSDGFTVGLLQQEPPLDENKTVRENVDDAVADLRATLARFEEVSAAMGEPDADFDTLLAEQGELMEKIDHAEGWELDSRIEQAMDALRCPPGDASVTHLSGGERRRVALCKLLLEQPDLLLLDEPTNHLDAESVNWLEQHLAKYPGAVLAVTHDRYFLDNVAEWILELDRGRAYPYEGNYSTYLEKKAERLTVQGKKDQKLERRLREELEWVRQNAKGRQTKSKSRLQRYEEMAAEAEKTRKLDFEEIQIPPGPRLGNVVMEAKGLTKGFDGEQLWSDISFSLPRGGIVGVIGPNGVGKTTLFKMMVGQEQPDAGQLQLGETVQISYVDQNRGGLDPEKNVWQVVSDGLDYINVGHVEMPSRAYVSAFGFKGPDQQKPSRVLSGGERNRLNLALTLKEGGNVLMLDEPTNDLDVETLGSLENALLNFPGCAVITSHDRWFLDRIATHILAWEGTADNPGNWFWFEGNFDSYEKNKVERLGPDAARPHAVTHRKLTRD from the coding sequence GTGGCGCAGTTCATCTACACCATGCAGAAGGTGCGCAAGGCGCACGGTGACAAGGTCATCCTCGACGACGTCACGCTCGCCTTCCTGCCCGGCGCGAAGATCGGCGTCGTCGGGCCCAACGGCGCCGGCAAGTCCAGCGTCCTCAAGATCATGGCGGGGATGGACCAGGCGTCCAACGGCGAGGCGCGGCTCAGCGACGGCTTCACGGTCGGGTTGCTGCAGCAGGAGCCGCCGCTGGACGAGAACAAGACCGTCCGCGAGAACGTCGACGACGCGGTGGCCGACCTGCGCGCCACGCTGGCCCGCTTCGAGGAGGTGTCGGCCGCGATGGGCGAGCCCGACGCCGACTTCGACACGCTGCTCGCCGAGCAGGGCGAGCTCATGGAGAAGATCGATCACGCCGAGGGCTGGGAGCTCGACAGCCGCATCGAGCAGGCCATGGACGCGCTGCGCTGCCCGCCGGGCGACGCCTCGGTCACCCACCTGTCCGGGGGCGAGCGGCGTCGCGTGGCGCTGTGCAAGCTGCTGCTCGAACAGCCCGACCTGCTGCTGCTCGACGAGCCGACCAACCACCTCGACGCCGAGAGCGTGAACTGGCTCGAGCAGCACCTCGCCAAGTACCCCGGCGCCGTGCTCGCCGTCACCCACGACCGGTACTTCCTCGACAACGTGGCCGAGTGGATCCTCGAGCTCGACCGCGGCCGGGCCTACCCCTACGAGGGCAACTACTCGACCTACCTCGAGAAGAAGGCCGAGCGGCTGACCGTCCAGGGCAAGAAGGACCAGAAGCTCGAACGGCGGCTGCGCGAGGAGCTCGAGTGGGTCCGCCAGAACGCCAAGGGCCGGCAGACCAAGAGCAAGTCGCGGCTGCAGCGCTACGAGGAGATGGCGGCCGAGGCGGAGAAGACCCGCAAGCTCGACTTCGAGGAGATCCAGATCCCGCCGGGCCCGCGGCTGGGCAACGTGGTGATGGAGGCCAAGGGGCTCACCAAGGGCTTCGACGGCGAACAGCTGTGGAGCGACATCTCGTTCTCGTTGCCGCGCGGTGGCATCGTCGGCGTCATCGGGCCGAACGGGGTCGGCAAGACGACGCTGTTCAAGATGATGGTCGGCCAGGAGCAGCCCGACGCAGGCCAGCTCCAGCTCGGCGAGACGGTGCAGATCAGCTACGTCGACCAGAACCGTGGCGGCCTGGACCCGGAGAAGAACGTCTGGCAGGTCGTCTCCGACGGGCTCGACTACATCAACGTCGGTCACGTCGAGATGCCCTCGCGGGCCTACGTCTCCGCCTTCGGCTTCAAGGGACCGGACCAGCAGAAGCCGTCGCGGGTGCTCTCGGGCGGTGAGCGCAACCGGCTGAACCTCGCGCTCACGCTGAAGGAGGGCGGCAACGTGCTGATGCTCGACGAGCCGACCAACGACCTCGACGTCGAGACCCTCGGCTCGCTCGAGAACGCGCTGTTGAACTTCCCCGGCTGTGCGGTGATCACGTCGCACGACCGGTGGTTCCTCGACCGCATCGCGACGCACATCCTCGCCTGGGAGGGGACCGCCGACAACCCCGGCAACTGGTTCTGGTTCGAGGGCAACTTCGACTCGTACGAGAAGAACAAGGTGGAGCGGCTCGGCCCGGACGCGGCGCGGCCGCATGCGGTCACGCACCGCAAGCTGACCCGCGACTGA
- a CDS encoding acyl-CoA thioesterase — translation MARFVHEVSMRWSDMDAYRHINNTAYLAYLEDARVAMFFHRHESFSSGTVIARHEIEYRRPIVYHPEPLRLELWVDTIRAASFVVHYDVLDGGVAAARASTTCVTVDFDGDHPRRLTDEERDILRGFADDGR, via the coding sequence ATGGCGCGCTTCGTGCACGAGGTCAGCATGCGCTGGTCGGACATGGACGCCTACCGGCACATCAACAACACCGCGTACCTCGCCTACCTGGAGGACGCCCGGGTCGCGATGTTCTTCCACCGTCACGAGAGCTTCTCCAGCGGCACGGTCATCGCGCGCCACGAGATCGAGTACCGGCGCCCGATCGTCTACCACCCCGAGCCGCTGCGCCTCGAGCTCTGGGTCGACACGATCCGGGCGGCGTCGTTCGTCGTGCACTACGACGTCCTGGACGGTGGGGTGGCGGCTGCGCGCGCGTCCACGACCTGCGTGACGGTGGACTTCGACGGCGATCATCCGCGCCGGCTCACCGACGAGGAGCGCGACATCCTGCGCGGGTTCGCCGACGACGGCCGGTGA